The genomic DNA CATGAAATCTATCAGTATTCTAGGCGCTACCGGATCAATCGGAACGCAGACGTTCGACGTAGTCCGATCACATCCAGAGCAGTTTTGTGTTACATCATTCTCTTTCGGTAAAAATTTGAAGCTGGGTAAAGCATTAATTGAAGAGTTCCGCCCAAACGTCGTTTCAGTTTCAACGAAAGAACTGGCAGAGGAATTAAAAAGGACTATCTCTCATTCTTGTCACGTATATTATGGAGAGGAAGGACTGTTGGAGGTTGCTACGGATCCAAAATCAGACATTTTGATCAATGCTGTGATGGGGAGTGTCGGTCTTGGGCCTACTCTTGCAGCCATTGAAGAAAGAAAAACGATTGCTCTTGCCAATAAAGAAACGTTGGTAACAGCGGGTCATATCGTCATGGACCGGGCCAAACGTCTTGGTGTTTCCATTCTACCTGTCGATAGTGAGCACTCGGCCATCTTTCAGTGCCTGAATGGAGAGAATAAACGTGAGATGAGTAAAATGATTCTTACAGCTTCTGGAGGAAGCTTCAGGGATAAAAGCCGCAGTGATCTTGAAGGTGTTACGGTAGAAGAAGCGTTGAATCATCCAAACTGGTCGATGGGCTCAAAGATCACAATCGATTCAGCAACGATGATGAATAAGGGCCTCGAGGTTATTGAAGCCCATTGGTTCTTCGGGACAAGCTATGAAAATATCGATGTCGTGCTTCATCGCGAAAGCGTCATTCACTCCATGGTTGAGTTTGTCGATGGCAGTGTGATTGCACATCTAGGAACGCCTGACATGAAGGTGCCAATCCAATATGCGCTCACGTATCCGAAGAGACTTGAAGTCATGGGTGGAAAAAGGTTAAACTTGGTAGAAGTCGGTTCGTTGCATTTTGAAACGATGGATATGGAACGATTCCCTTGTTTACGCTACGCATATGAAGCTGGAAAAGCTGGGGGAACGATGCCTACAGTGCTTAATGCTGCCAATGAAGCAGCTGTTGAAGCATTTCTGAATGGTCAAATTCCTTTCTTGGAAATCGAATCATTGATTGAACATGCATTGGAAGTACATGACGTCATTAAAGACCCATCGCTTTCAGATATCCATGAAGTGGATGTCTCGACTCGTCGATTTGTACAAACACTTATTGTGTAAAGGTGGTCACATATATGAACACGATCTTTTCTATCATCATCATTTTCGGAGCGCTTGTCTTTTTTCATGAGCTTGGCCATTTGCTTCTCGCGAAAAGAGCTGGAATTCTTTGTCGTGAATTTGCGATTGGATTCGGTCCGAAAATCTTTTCCACTAAAAAAGGAGAAACGCTTTATACAATTCGTCTCCTACCGCTAGGCGGATTCGTCCGGATGGCTGGTGAGGATCCGGAAGGTATAGAAATTAAGCCAGGTGCACGTGTCGGGATGGTTTTCGATCAGGAAGGTAAAGTGAAGCAGATCATTGCCAATCAACTTACGAGATATCCTGATGCGAAAGTCGTTACAATCGAAAAGGCAGACCTTGAACATGATCTGGTCCTACGAGGACATGTGTCCGAAGAAATGACAGAAACTTACCCTGTCCATCCTGAAGCAGAATTTATCCAGGATGGGATGCCGATGCAGATCGCACCATACAATCGTCAATTTGGCTCAAAGTCTCTATGGGACCGTTTCTTGGCTATCTTTGCAGGTCCGTTCATGAATTTCCTGCTTGCATTCGTATTATTGACGATTTATGCCGTCACGCAAGGCATTCCTGTCGATCAAAGCAAGCTTGGGGAATTGGACCCTAAAGGTGCAGCCTACCAAGCTGGACTGCAAGAAGGCGATCAGGTTTTATCTGTAGATGGTGAAGCAGTCAATACATGGAGAGAGCTCGTAACTGTTATCCAGAGCAATCCGAATGAGGAACTTCAATTCACGATTCAGCGTGATGGAGAAACAAAGAACGTCATGGTTAAGCCGGAAGAACGTAAGGGACAGGATGGAAAAGCAGAAGGATTCATCGGTGTTTACATGCCAACTGAGGTTTCTTTCCTTGGCTCCTTAACGTACGGTGTACAAAAG from Pseudalkalibacillus sp. SCS-8 includes the following:
- a CDS encoding 1-deoxy-D-xylulose-5-phosphate reductoisomerase, producing the protein MKSISILGATGSIGTQTFDVVRSHPEQFCVTSFSFGKNLKLGKALIEEFRPNVVSVSTKELAEELKRTISHSCHVYYGEEGLLEVATDPKSDILINAVMGSVGLGPTLAAIEERKTIALANKETLVTAGHIVMDRAKRLGVSILPVDSEHSAIFQCLNGENKREMSKMILTASGGSFRDKSRSDLEGVTVEEALNHPNWSMGSKITIDSATMMNKGLEVIEAHWFFGTSYENIDVVLHRESVIHSMVEFVDGSVIAHLGTPDMKVPIQYALTYPKRLEVMGGKRLNLVEVGSLHFETMDMERFPCLRYAYEAGKAGGTMPTVLNAANEAAVEAFLNGQIPFLEIESLIEHALEVHDVIKDPSLSDIHEVDVSTRRFVQTLIV
- the rseP gene encoding RIP metalloprotease RseP gives rise to the protein MNTIFSIIIIFGALVFFHELGHLLLAKRAGILCREFAIGFGPKIFSTKKGETLYTIRLLPLGGFVRMAGEDPEGIEIKPGARVGMVFDQEGKVKQIIANQLTRYPDAKVVTIEKADLEHDLVLRGHVSEEMTETYPVHPEAEFIQDGMPMQIAPYNRQFGSKSLWDRFLAIFAGPFMNFLLAFVLLTIYAVTQGIPVDQSKLGELDPKGAAYQAGLQEGDQVLSVDGEAVNTWRELVTVIQSNPNEELQFTIQRDGETKNVMVKPEERKGQDGKAEGFIGVYMPTEVSFLGSLTYGVQKTGELTVAIIQAIGQLVTGQIAFDNLSGPVGIYNYTDQVADEGVFVLFQWAAFLSINLGIFNLLPLPALDGGRLTFLAIEGIRGKPLDPQKEGLVHFIGFALLMLLMIVVTWNDIHKFFIN